A DNA window from Chelativorans sp. AA-79 contains the following coding sequences:
- a CDS encoding gamma-glutamylcyclotransferase, with protein sequence MDNFWVFGYGSLMWRPGFAHVETRKARLFGYRRALCVHSHVHRGTPDRPGLVLGLDRGGSCLGLAFSVPGELANEVIAYLRERELVTNVYLERRLPIRLEGGPIVEGLTYVVDRAHPQYAGRMEPEQAAARVSGAVGQSGRNEDYVINTVDHLKALGIRDHWLEVVAKRIAPSAPERRTL encoded by the coding sequence ATGGACAATTTTTGGGTCTTTGGCTACGGGTCTCTCATGTGGCGCCCGGGTTTTGCCCATGTGGAAACACGCAAGGCGCGGCTGTTCGGCTATCGCCGCGCACTTTGCGTGCATTCCCACGTGCATCGCGGCACGCCGGACCGGCCGGGGCTCGTTCTGGGCCTCGACAGGGGCGGCTCCTGCCTTGGCTTGGCCTTTTCCGTTCCGGGCGAACTCGCGAACGAGGTCATCGCCTATCTGCGCGAGCGCGAACTGGTGACCAATGTCTATCTCGAGCGCCGCCTGCCCATCAGGCTGGAAGGCGGGCCGATCGTCGAAGGGCTCACCTATGTGGTCGACCGCGCCCACCCGCAATATGCCGGGCGCATGGAGCCCGAACAGGCGGCCGCACGGGTCTCGGGCGCCGTCGGGCAGTCGGGCCGCAATGAGGACTATGTGATCAACACGGTCGACCATCTGAAAGCGCTCGGCATTCGCGACCACTGGTTGGAGGTGGTGGCGAAGCGTATTGCGCCCTCGGCGCCGGAGCGCCGGACGCTCTGA
- a CDS encoding YdcF family protein, translating into MRALTAGFLLSCAAFVTGFAFFADHVARLQAPATLNPADGIVVLTGGQSRIDTGMDLLAAGKGKRLLISGVNPIARADDLRLATGGDRTLFNCCVDIDRAALNTIGNAQESAKWVSANTFGSIIVVTNNYHMPRSLLEMRRILPKADLQPYPVVNTPLDDGAWMSDPDALRVLVTEYAKYLYALARGLLPANSAAEFPGTVSAAVAHK; encoded by the coding sequence TTGCGCGCTCTCACCGCCGGTTTCCTCCTGTCCTGCGCGGCATTCGTCACCGGTTTCGCCTTCTTCGCCGATCACGTCGCGCGCCTGCAGGCGCCGGCTACGCTCAATCCCGCCGACGGCATCGTGGTGCTGACGGGCGGCCAGTCGCGCATCGATACAGGCATGGACCTGCTTGCGGCGGGGAAGGGCAAGCGCCTGCTCATCAGCGGCGTCAACCCGATCGCCCGCGCCGACGATCTGAGGCTTGCGACCGGCGGCGACCGCACCCTGTTCAACTGCTGCGTGGATATCGACCGGGCTGCCCTCAACACGATCGGCAATGCCCAGGAAAGCGCGAAGTGGGTCAGCGCCAATACCTTTGGCAGCATCATCGTCGTCACGAACAACTACCACATGCCGCGCAGCCTGCTCGAAATGCGGCGGATCCTTCCCAAGGCCGATCTCCAGCCTTATCCCGTGGTGAACACACCGCTCGACGACGGCGCCTGGATGAGCGATCCGGACGCGCTCAGGGTGCTGGTCACCGAGTATGCCAAGTATCTCTACGCCCTCGCGCGGGGCCTCCTGCCGGCGAACAGCGCGGCCGAGTTCCCTGGCACCGTCAGCGCGGCCGTGGCACACAAGTAA
- a CDS encoding 1-acyl-sn-glycerol-3-phosphate acyltransferase — translation MLYLRSLAFNFVFYANLVVQMIFWTPLYFLLPRKKAWFVPKVWAASCLWLHRVIAGTRAEISGIENLPQGSCIIAPKHQSFWDTIAFLPWIPDALYILKRELMWIPLFGWYVAKMRMIPIDRGSRSKALRQAVKTGRELMKENRQLIIYPEGTRRPPGAEPAYKYGIVELYAQLKVPVVPVAHVAGLYWPRRKFLRYPGVIRARFLPPIEPGLTREAFLERLVRETEAACDALLLEAAKGPNPPPLPETARKRLAELGAAVESEAARG, via the coding sequence ATGCTGTATCTCCGCTCCCTGGCCTTCAATTTCGTCTTCTATGCGAATCTCGTCGTCCAGATGATCTTCTGGACGCCCCTCTACTTCCTGTTGCCGCGCAAGAAGGCGTGGTTCGTGCCGAAGGTCTGGGCCGCGTCCTGCCTGTGGCTGCACCGGGTTATCGCGGGCACGCGGGCGGAGATCTCCGGCATCGAGAACCTGCCGCAGGGCTCCTGCATCATTGCTCCCAAGCACCAGTCCTTCTGGGACACCATCGCCTTCCTGCCCTGGATTCCCGATGCGCTCTACATCTTGAAGCGGGAGCTCATGTGGATTCCGCTTTTCGGCTGGTACGTCGCCAAGATGCGCATGATCCCCATCGACCGCGGCAGCCGTTCCAAGGCGCTCCGGCAGGCCGTGAAGACCGGCCGGGAGCTGATGAAGGAGAACCGTCAGCTTATCATCTATCCCGAGGGCACCCGCCGCCCGCCGGGCGCGGAGCCCGCCTATAAATACGGCATCGTGGAACTCTACGCCCAGCTCAAGGTGCCGGTCGTGCCGGTCGCGCATGTGGCCGGCCTTTACTGGCCGCGGCGGAAATTCCTGCGCTATCCGGGCGTGATCCGCGCGCGCTTCCTGCCGCCGATCGAGCCCGGCCTTACGCGCGAGGCGTTTCTGGAGCGTCTCGTCCGCGAGACCGAGGCGGCCTGCGACGCACTGCTCCTGGAGGCGGCGAAAGGGCCGAACCCGCCGCCCTTGCCTGAAACGGCGCGGAAAAGGCTCGCGGAGCTTGGCGCAGCAGTGGAGTCCGAGGCGGCCCGGGGCTGA